The following are encoded together in the Thalassolituus oleivorans MIL-1 genome:
- a CDS encoding DUF262 domain-containing protein, translated as MNNELDLEIELEIDDSEDEESEFLDPVMQPFNPADIDIVVEPKSLDALIKRMQHDEIDMNTDFQRHAELWDNRKMSRLIESILIRFPLPAFYFDASDENNWLIVDGLQRLSTIRKFVIEKKLRLSGLEFLTELNGKNFDKLHRQYQRRIEECSITVYMIKPGTPGDVKYSVFRRINTGGLTLNNQEIRNALAKPRDRNVLEELASLECSKVMLGDLSKRMKDQELVLRFWAFYRFDYLDPKNKKEIASFLDKAMEELRNGDSDYLELFKTSYLTAISRCHSLLGVCGFEKDTSSDNRKKSKNTALYEVWMVALAQISEEQFGILESKKDIFQEKSQRLLSDSLFFNAITYSTQKKDHVEIRYDRVRKLIEDVLND; from the coding sequence ATGAATAACGAATTGGATTTAGAAATCGAACTTGAAATTGATGATTCTGAAGATGAGGAATCTGAATTCCTTGACCCAGTCATGCAGCCATTTAATCCAGCAGATATAGATATCGTTGTAGAGCCAAAATCGCTTGATGCACTAATAAAAAGAATGCAGCATGACGAAATTGATATGAATACAGACTTTCAACGTCATGCAGAGCTTTGGGATAACAGAAAAATGAGTAGGCTAATAGAGTCTATTCTAATACGCTTTCCTTTGCCTGCATTTTACTTCGATGCTTCCGATGAAAATAACTGGCTGATCGTCGATGGTCTTCAGCGTTTGTCTACGATTCGAAAATTCGTAATTGAGAAAAAATTAAGATTAAGTGGGCTTGAATTTTTGACTGAACTAAATGGTAAAAACTTCGATAAGCTTCATCGACAGTATCAGCGACGAATAGAAGAATGCTCAATTACGGTTTATATGATTAAGCCTGGCACTCCCGGTGATGTTAAGTATTCTGTGTTTAGACGTATTAATACTGGTGGCCTAACACTTAATAATCAGGAAATTAGGAATGCACTTGCTAAACCCAGAGACCGGAATGTATTAGAGGAACTTGCATCTCTGGAGTGCTCTAAAGTGATGCTTGGTGATCTTTCTAAACGAATGAAGGATCAAGAATTAGTATTAAGGTTCTGGGCTTTTTATCGCTTCGATTATCTTGATCCAAAGAACAAGAAAGAAATAGCTTCATTTCTTGATAAAGCAATGGAAGAGTTGAGGAATGGTGACTCGGATTACTTAGAATTATTCAAAACCTCTTATTTGACTGCAATAAGTCGCTGTCATTCATTATTGGGGGTTTGTGGGTTTGAGAAAGATACGTCTTCAGATAATCGTAAAAAGTCAAAGAACACGGCACTATACGAGGTTTGGATGGTAGCCCTTGCGCAGATTTCCGAAGAACAATTTGGGATTCTAGAATCAAAAAAAGATATTTTTCAAGAGAAGTCTCAGAGGTTGCTTAGCGACTCTCTGTTTTTTAATGCAATTACATATTCTACTCAGAAGAAAGATCATGTAGAAATTCGATATGATCGCGTCCGGAAACTAATAGAGGATGTTCTAAATGATTGA
- a CDS encoding restriction endonuclease subunit S, with protein sequence MNSGVAEVSPKYLAEAASNAVPVGYKQTEVGVIPEDWQVIVFGEVLSIRHGKSQKQIESESGLYPILATGGQIGWGNSYLWDKPSVLIGRKGTINKPRYCDEPFWTVDTLFYSEIYNQADAKFTYYKFCMIDWMQYNEASGVPSLNANTIENVAVAYPQKKEQTAIANALSDVDALISELKKLIAKKQAIKTATMQQLLTGRTRLPDFSLREDSSKKGYKQSELGEIPEDWEVVSFGNLFESNILRKPIKPSTLVTFVGMQDVTENAHLSNQSVISYEKVRSGFTYFERGDVLVAKITPCFENGKGCLTQLLKTECGFGSTEFHVLRANESSDSKLIFYWSTRNVFRLDLESEMVGSAGHRRVPFSAVSDYRIPCATSKTEQTAIATILSDMDENIQALEQRLSKTLQIKQGMMQELLTGKTRLIARNLI encoded by the coding sequence ATGAACAGCGGAGTAGCGGAAGTGAGTCCGAAGTATCTGGCGGAAGCGGCTTCGAATGCTGTGCCCGTTGGATACAAACAAACTGAAGTTGGAGTGATTCCGGAGGATTGGCAAGTAATTGTTTTTGGAGAGGTGCTATCAATTCGGCATGGAAAAAGCCAAAAGCAGATTGAATCTGAAAGTGGCTTGTATCCTATTCTGGCTACAGGTGGACAAATTGGTTGGGGTAATAGCTACCTATGGGATAAGCCTTCTGTTCTTATTGGTAGAAAAGGTACGATAAATAAGCCTCGCTATTGCGATGAGCCTTTTTGGACGGTAGACACACTTTTTTATTCAGAGATATACAATCAAGCCGACGCTAAGTTTACCTATTACAAGTTCTGCATGATTGATTGGATGCAATATAACGAGGCATCCGGTGTTCCTAGCTTAAATGCAAATACTATCGAAAATGTTGCAGTAGCGTATCCACAGAAAAAAGAACAAACCGCCATCGCCAATGCGCTATCCGATGTTGATGCGCTGATCAGCGAACTGAAAAAACTGATCGCCAAAAAACAGGCCATCAAAACCGCCACTATGCAACAACTCCTCACCGGCCGCACCCGCTTGCCCGATTTTTCCCTTCGGGAAGATAGCTCGAAAAAAGGCTACAAGCAAAGTGAGCTGGGAGAGATCCCGGAGGATTGGGAAGTGGTTAGCTTTGGTAATCTGTTTGAGTCAAATATTTTAAGAAAGCCAATCAAGCCATCGACGCTAGTAACATTTGTTGGAATGCAAGATGTAACTGAAAATGCTCATTTATCAAACCAAAGTGTAATTAGCTACGAAAAGGTAAGATCTGGTTTTACTTATTTCGAAAGAGGGGATGTACTAGTAGCAAAAATAACCCCTTGTTTCGAAAATGGTAAAGGTTGCCTCACCCAGCTACTAAAAACCGAGTGTGGCTTCGGAAGTACAGAGTTTCATGTTTTACGAGCCAATGAATCTTCAGATTCAAAACTTATATTCTATTGGTCTACTCGGAATGTTTTTAGATTAGACTTAGAATCAGAAATGGTCGGAAGTGCAGGTCATCGTAGGGTTCCATTTTCTGCTGTGTCTGACTATAGAATTCCATGCGCTACTTCCAAAACTGAACAAACCGCCATCGCCACCATTTTATCCGATATGGATGAAAACATTCAGGCACTTGAACAACGCCTAAGTAAAACCCTCCAAATCAAACAGGGCATGATGCAAGAATTATTGACGGGAAAAACGAGATTAATTGCAAGGAATTTAATATGA
- a CDS encoding type I restriction-modification system subunit M, whose protein sequence is MAIKKTELYSSLWASCDELRGGMDASQYKDYVLTLLFMKYVSDKYKDDAYGMIVVPSGASFDDMVALKGDKEIGDKINKIISALAEENDLKGVIDVADFNDEDKLGKGKEMQDRLSKLIGIFEGLNLSGNRADGDDLLGDAYEYLMRHFATESGKSKGQFYTPSEVSRILSKVIGITSETDQSETVYDPTCGSGSLLLKASDEAPRGLSIFGQENEGATAALARMNMILHNNATAKIWKGNTLSSPQWKDANGKLKTFDFAVANPPFSNKNWTSSINPNEDEFDRFTWGIPPEKNGDYTFLLHILKSLKSTGKGAVILPHGVLFRGNAEARIRENLIKQGYIKGIIGLPANLFYGTGIPACIIVIDKAHAHNRTGIFMVDASKGFIKDGNKNRLRSQDTHKIVDVFTKQLELPRYSRMVTLSEIASNDYNLNIPRYIDSSEPEDLHDLSAHLQGGIPNRDIDALQHYWQVFPSIRATLFAPLQEAKRQGYSKGLVPASAVKSTILNHQEFKTFAAQSLKPFTAWCKQAKLKDIQVGDVPKAIIHRISEELLESYSHNALLSKYDIYQILMDYWADMMQDDVYVLAQDGWAAGSVLRELAAKKGEKLKETPDLVINKTKYKAELIPPALIVGRFFASEQTKIDALQAELDTASQELESFIEENSSDDGLLTEALNDKDKVTKATVTARLKLAIDLEEIVVLKQAKSLFDNEADAKKALKDAQDSLDLAVFKHYSKLTEADIKALIVNDKWLATLQANIIAEIERVTQQMANRVKELEERYAEPLPVITQSVESLSEKVSGHLKAMGLEWAV, encoded by the coding sequence ATGGCGATCAAGAAAACCGAACTCTACTCCTCCTTATGGGCTAGCTGCGATGAACTGCGCGGCGGGATGGATGCCAGCCAATACAAAGATTACGTACTCACTCTACTGTTTATGAAGTACGTATCCGATAAATACAAAGATGACGCTTACGGCATGATCGTCGTACCAAGCGGTGCTAGTTTCGACGACATGGTTGCCTTAAAAGGCGATAAAGAAATTGGCGATAAGATTAATAAAATCATCAGCGCTCTAGCCGAAGAGAACGACCTGAAAGGCGTGATCGACGTTGCCGACTTCAACGATGAAGATAAACTCGGCAAAGGCAAAGAAATGCAAGATCGCCTCTCCAAGCTTATCGGCATTTTTGAAGGACTAAACTTGTCTGGTAATCGTGCCGACGGTGATGATTTATTGGGTGACGCCTACGAATATCTTATGCGTCACTTTGCTACCGAATCTGGTAAATCGAAAGGCCAGTTTTACACTCCTTCCGAAGTCTCGCGAATTCTCTCCAAAGTCATTGGTATTACTTCTGAAACAGATCAATCAGAAACCGTATACGACCCAACCTGTGGTTCCGGTTCGCTGTTGTTAAAAGCCAGCGACGAAGCACCGCGCGGCTTGTCAATATTCGGGCAAGAAAACGAAGGCGCTACCGCCGCCTTAGCCCGCATGAACATGATTTTGCACAACAACGCCACGGCTAAAATATGGAAGGGCAATACTCTTTCTTCACCGCAGTGGAAAGATGCCAATGGCAAACTAAAAACATTCGATTTTGCCGTCGCTAACCCGCCTTTTTCTAACAAAAACTGGACCAGCAGCATCAACCCCAATGAAGACGAATTTGATCGTTTTACATGGGGCATTCCGCCAGAAAAAAATGGCGACTACACCTTTTTACTGCACATCCTTAAAAGCTTGAAAAGCACAGGGAAGGGCGCGGTTATTTTACCTCACGGCGTATTGTTTCGGGGCAATGCCGAAGCACGCATTCGTGAAAACTTAATAAAACAAGGCTACATCAAAGGCATTATCGGCCTGCCTGCTAACTTATTTTATGGCACAGGCATTCCCGCGTGCATTATCGTGATTGATAAAGCCCATGCGCACAATCGCACAGGTATTTTTATGGTCGATGCCAGTAAAGGCTTTATTAAAGACGGCAACAAAAACCGCCTACGCAGCCAAGATACTCATAAAATTGTCGATGTTTTTACTAAGCAGCTAGAACTGCCGCGTTATAGTCGCATGGTCACCCTAAGTGAAATAGCCTCTAACGACTACAATCTGAATATTCCGCGTTACATCGACAGCAGCGAGCCAGAAGACCTGCACGATTTAAGTGCCCATTTGCAAGGCGGCATACCTAACCGCGACATCGACGCGCTGCAACATTATTGGCAAGTATTCCCCAGTATTCGCGCTACCTTATTTGCACCGCTGCAAGAAGCAAAACGACAGGGCTACAGCAAAGGGCTAGTGCCAGCCAGTGCGGTAAAAAGCACCATTCTTAATCATCAAGAGTTCAAAACCTTTGCCGCGCAAAGTCTAAAACCTTTTACCGCTTGGTGTAAGCAAGCAAAGCTAAAAGATATTCAGGTTGGCGATGTGCCTAAAGCCATTATTCATCGTATTAGCGAAGAATTATTAGAAAGCTATTCGCACAATGCATTGCTAAGCAAATACGACATCTACCAAATCCTGATGGATTACTGGGCCGATATGATGCAAGACGATGTCTATGTGCTGGCTCAAGACGGCTGGGCAGCAGGGAGTGTACTGCGAGAACTCGCCGCTAAAAAAGGCGAAAAGCTAAAAGAAACTCCCGATTTAGTGATTAACAAAACCAAATACAAAGCCGAGCTTATTCCTCCGGCGCTCATCGTTGGCCGTTTCTTCGCCAGCGAGCAAACAAAAATAGATGCATTACAAGCCGAGTTAGATACTGCCAGCCAAGAACTAGAAAGCTTCATTGAAGAGAATAGCTCTGACGATGGCCTATTAACCGAAGCATTGAACGATAAAGATAAAGTCACCAAAGCGACAGTTACCGCACGTTTAAAACTGGCGATAGACCTTGAAGAGATCGTAGTGCTGAAACAAGCGAAGTCATTATTTGATAATGAAGCCGATGCCAAAAAAGCTCTAAAGGATGCCCAAGATTCTCTCGACCTCGCGGTATTTAAACACTACTCAAAATTAACTGAAGCCGACATTAAAGCGCTTATTGTTAACGATAAATGGCTGGCAACCCTACAAGCCAATATCATTGCCGAAATCGAACGCGTCACCCAGCAAATGGCTAATCGTGTGAAAGAACTGGAAGAGCGCTACGCCGAGCCACTGCCAGTCATAACCCAATCTGTAGAAAGCCTGAGCGAAAAAGTCTCTGGCCACTTAAAAGCCATGGGGCTGGAGTGGGCGGTATGA
- a CDS encoding helix-turn-helix domain-containing protein: protein MTQQTSISAVLGVVIANQRAIKHLDQAAVAANMGLSQASYSRLESGKAVFSVEHLYRLSEILKTTPQALLQEVDRYRATLKTQKVAVEPAVRANSTQAKTTPSTDSDGPGIGTFVAGAALGALIMTALTRK from the coding sequence ATGACTCAGCAGACGTCGATCAGCGCTGTACTAGGTGTGGTCATTGCAAACCAAAGGGCAATAAAGCATTTGGATCAGGCTGCTGTTGCCGCGAATATGGGCTTATCTCAAGCCAGTTATAGCCGTTTAGAAAGCGGTAAGGCCGTATTTAGCGTAGAGCATTTGTATCGCCTCTCGGAAATACTAAAAACAACACCGCAGGCATTATTGCAAGAGGTTGATAGATACCGTGCGACCCTTAAAACGCAGAAAGTAGCAGTAGAACCCGCAGTACGCGCTAACAGCACTCAGGCTAAAACCACACCATCTACAGACAGTGATGGCCCCGGAATCGGTACCTTTGTCGCGGGCGCGGCGCTTGGCGCATTAATCATGACGGCACTTACGCGTAAGTAA
- a CDS encoding succinylglutamate desuccinylase/aspartoacylase family protein, which produces MSFFYRSPALFVLFLSVLINNAQATELADDEDIVVGVVEEKLTIEEAPVESAGNEGVLETSVEEAAKEAKQVPLQLLGEEVPPGAFMPLSWSPEQSFQSLNTPVPVLVAHGANRGPVMCLTAAIHGDELNGIEMIRRLIYQLDPEKMNGTVIGIPIVNLDGFRRGSRYLADRRDLNRHFPGSPKGSAADRMAYSLFHNVIRHCEYLVDLHTGSLKRTNLPQIRGDLGSETVFDFSRHFGGITVLHGVGAEGTLRRAAENIGIPAITLEAGGPNQLDKSSVDAGLKALETLLQNLGIQPTLRFWGSPQPVFYQSHWIRADQSGILISSVELGDKVKKGDVLGIVTDPMTNTGSKIIATFNGRILGMAFNQVVQTGFAAYHVGVEKEPEAVKEEVLIEGEKIDKPEALLESKIEQE; this is translated from the coding sequence ATGTCGTTTTTCTACCGGTCTCCAGCTTTATTCGTTTTATTTTTGAGTGTTTTAATCAACAACGCACAGGCAACTGAGTTAGCCGATGATGAAGACATAGTCGTCGGTGTAGTAGAAGAAAAACTGACAATAGAAGAAGCCCCAGTAGAGAGTGCGGGGAATGAGGGAGTTTTAGAAACCTCAGTTGAAGAAGCCGCTAAAGAAGCAAAACAGGTGCCCTTGCAGTTATTAGGAGAAGAAGTTCCGCCGGGAGCTTTTATGCCACTGAGCTGGAGCCCCGAACAATCTTTTCAGAGTCTTAATACACCCGTCCCCGTGCTGGTTGCTCATGGTGCAAACCGTGGCCCTGTAATGTGTTTAACGGCGGCAATTCACGGCGATGAATTAAATGGCATTGAAATGATTCGACGCCTGATTTATCAACTTGATCCAGAAAAAATGAACGGCACTGTCATAGGCATTCCTATCGTGAATTTAGATGGCTTTCGTCGTGGTAGTCGCTATTTAGCCGATCGTCGTGATCTCAACCGCCATTTCCCCGGCAGCCCGAAAGGCAGTGCTGCTGATCGTATGGCATATTCGCTATTTCATAATGTTATTCGCCACTGCGAGTATTTGGTTGACCTGCATACCGGTTCACTAAAACGCACTAACTTGCCACAAATTCGTGGTGATTTAGGGAGTGAAACAGTATTCGATTTTAGCCGCCATTTTGGTGGCATTACCGTATTACATGGCGTCGGCGCAGAAGGCACCTTACGACGCGCTGCTGAAAATATAGGTATTCCGGCGATAACGCTTGAAGCGGGTGGGCCAAATCAACTGGATAAAAGTTCTGTCGATGCTGGACTTAAAGCGCTCGAAACCCTGTTGCAGAATCTGGGTATTCAGCCAACGCTGCGTTTTTGGGGTTCACCGCAACCGGTTTTTTATCAGTCTCATTGGATACGCGCCGATCAAAGCGGAATACTCATATCCTCAGTTGAACTGGGTGATAAAGTTAAAAAAGGTGACGTACTCGGGATAGTGACTGACCCAATGACCAATACCGGCAGTAAAATAATAGCAACATTTAATGGCCGTATTTTAGGCATGGCGTTTAATCAGGTTGTACAAACCGGTTTTGCTGCGTATCACGTCGGCGTCGAAAAAGAACCCGAAGCGGTGAAAGAAGAAGTGCTCATTGAAGGCGAAAAAATCGACAAGCCAGAGGCGCTGCTAGAAAGCAAAATAGAGCAGGAGTGA
- the katG gene encoding catalase/peroxidase HPI: protein MDNNQSSAGKCPVMHGANTANGNSNTAWWPNALNLDILHQHDTKTNPLGEDFNYAEEFKKLDLDAVKNDVKAMMTESQEWWPADWGHYGGLMIRMAWHSAGSYRIADGRGGAGTGNQRFAPLNSWPDNVNLDKARRLLWPIKKKYGNKLSWADLMILAGTMAYESMGLKTFGFAGGREDIWHPEKDTYWGSEKEWLAPSGSEGTRYSGERDLENPLAAVMMGLIYVNPEGPDGKSNPLKSAHDIRETFKRMAMNDEETVALTAGGHTVGKAHGNGKAENLGAEPEAADIEEQGMGWNNHKTRGIGRDTVTSGIEGAWTTNPTQWDNGYFDLLLGYDWELTHSPAGASQWQPIGIKEEHMPVDVEDPSIRCMPMMTDADMAMKMDPEYRKISERFHKDPAYFSDVFARAWFKLTHRDLGPKSRYLGSDVPAEDLIWQDPVPAVDYTLSDAEVTDIKAKILAAGVSGADLIATAWDSARTFRASDYRGGANGARIRLAPQKDWEGNEPARLQSVLSMLEGIQAGLSKPVSMADLIVLAGTAAVEAAAKAGGVDITVPFTPGRGDATDDMTDIESFEPLEPVHDGFRNWVKKDYTVQPEEMLLDRTQLMGLTAPEMTALIGGMRVLGTNYGRTKHGVFTDNVGVLSNDFFVTLTDMGYDWKPTGKNSYNIVDRKTGDVKHTATRVDLVFGSNSILRSYAEVYAQDDNREKFVRDFVKAWVKVMNADRFDV, encoded by the coding sequence ATGGACAACAATCAATCTTCAGCCGGTAAGTGCCCAGTCATGCACGGCGCAAACACAGCCAACGGTAACTCCAACACCGCGTGGTGGCCGAATGCACTCAACCTCGACATCTTGCATCAGCACGACACTAAGACGAATCCTCTTGGAGAGGACTTCAATTACGCCGAAGAATTTAAAAAACTGGATCTCGACGCCGTTAAAAACGACGTTAAAGCCATGATGACCGAAAGCCAAGAATGGTGGCCAGCCGACTGGGGACACTACGGCGGTTTGATGATTCGTATGGCATGGCATTCAGCCGGAAGTTACCGCATTGCCGATGGCCGTGGTGGTGCAGGTACGGGTAACCAACGCTTTGCGCCGCTGAACAGCTGGCCAGACAACGTGAACTTAGATAAAGCACGCCGTTTGCTGTGGCCAATCAAAAAGAAATACGGAAACAAGCTATCTTGGGCGGATTTGATGATCTTAGCTGGCACCATGGCGTATGAATCAATGGGCTTAAAAACCTTTGGATTTGCCGGTGGACGTGAGGATATTTGGCACCCAGAAAAAGACACCTACTGGGGTTCTGAAAAAGAGTGGCTGGCCCCTAGCGGTAGCGAAGGTACTCGTTATTCAGGAGAGCGTGATCTCGAAAATCCGTTAGCCGCCGTAATGATGGGCTTGATCTACGTGAACCCAGAAGGCCCAGATGGTAAATCGAATCCGCTAAAGAGCGCGCACGATATTCGCGAGACCTTTAAGCGCATGGCGATGAACGACGAAGAAACCGTTGCTTTAACCGCCGGTGGTCATACCGTGGGTAAAGCACACGGTAACGGCAAAGCCGAAAACCTAGGTGCCGAGCCAGAAGCTGCTGATATCGAAGAGCAAGGCATGGGCTGGAACAACCACAAAACTCGTGGCATTGGTCGTGACACAGTAACCAGTGGTATCGAAGGCGCGTGGACGACTAACCCAACGCAGTGGGATAACGGCTACTTCGATTTATTGTTGGGCTACGACTGGGAGCTAACGCATAGCCCCGCCGGTGCGAGCCAATGGCAGCCCATTGGCATTAAAGAAGAGCACATGCCGGTAGATGTAGAAGACCCGTCTATCCGTTGTATGCCAATGATGACCGATGCCGATATGGCGATGAAAATGGACCCAGAGTACCGTAAGATTTCTGAACGTTTTCATAAAGACCCAGCGTACTTCTCCGACGTGTTTGCGCGCGCTTGGTTTAAGTTAACGCACCGTGATTTAGGGCCTAAAAGCCGCTACTTAGGCAGCGATGTACCTGCGGAAGATTTGATCTGGCAAGATCCGGTTCCGGCGGTGGATTACACCCTAAGTGATGCTGAAGTAACGGATATTAAAGCTAAGATACTGGCGGCGGGTGTGAGTGGTGCAGACCTGATTGCAACGGCATGGGACAGCGCTCGAACCTTCCGCGCTTCCGATTATCGCGGTGGTGCTAACGGCGCACGTATTCGCCTAGCGCCGCAAAAAGATTGGGAAGGCAACGAACCAGCCCGTCTGCAAAGCGTATTAAGCATGCTAGAAGGCATCCAAGCAGGCCTAAGTAAACCAGTTAGCATGGCTGATTTGATCGTGTTGGCTGGTACGGCAGCGGTCGAAGCGGCTGCCAAAGCCGGTGGTGTCGATATTACGGTACCCTTTACACCGGGCCGTGGTGATGCAACCGACGACATGACGGATATTGAGTCGTTCGAACCACTGGAGCCTGTGCATGATGGTTTCCGTAACTGGGTGAAAAAAGACTACACCGTACAGCCGGAAGAAATGCTGCTTGATCGCACACAGTTGATGGGCTTAACCGCTCCAGAAATGACGGCTCTGATTGGTGGTATGCGTGTACTGGGCACCAACTATGGTCGCACAAAGCACGGTGTATTTACCGATAACGTGGGTGTACTAAGTAACGACTTCTTTGTCACCCTGACCGACATGGGCTACGACTGGAAGCCAACGGGCAAAAACTCGTACAACATCGTTGATCGTAAGACCGGTGACGTGAAACATACGGCAACCCGAGTGGACCTAGTGTTTGGTTCTAACTCGATTTTGCGTTCCTACGCCGAAGTGTATGCTCAAGATGACAACCGCGAGAAGTTTGTGCGCGATTTCGTTAAAGCTTGGGTGAAAGTGATGAACGCTGACCGTTTTGATGTGTAA
- a CDS encoding CLCA_X family protein produces MEFELYRRGPHHRSDDEYISFREVRDRFDFRGVEIGAWVTQKEQEKAAVYFYDALCDLTKILAVPDEVISLRGTLVLQYGKGGRPGVAAHYAPDQRAFALAKNAGPGSIAHEWFHAFDHYICNKAFNVNKPRLFASTAWLAQYAPIEHSLNALLFNCYRAVLLDKSGEQPSELFLSSAEIDRAAGTVYYSLPEEMCARAFEAFVQDAHIKNNYLVKGTKQSEEAKLGLYPQGEQRVLINQAFQNYFAQLGRALILNKSQ; encoded by the coding sequence TTGGAATTTGAACTATATCGTCGCGGCCCGCACCATCGCTCTGACGATGAATATATTTCGTTTCGCGAAGTACGTGACCGTTTTGATTTTCGCGGGGTAGAAATTGGCGCTTGGGTTACGCAGAAAGAACAAGAAAAAGCCGCCGTCTATTTTTACGACGCACTGTGTGATTTAACTAAAATCCTCGCAGTACCCGACGAAGTTATTTCTCTGCGGGGCACTTTGGTTCTGCAATACGGTAAAGGTGGTCGCCCTGGTGTGGCGGCCCACTACGCACCCGACCAACGGGCTTTTGCACTGGCAAAAAACGCAGGGCCGGGCAGCATTGCCCACGAATGGTTTCACGCCTTCGATCATTATATTTGCAATAAAGCATTTAATGTTAACAAACCGAGATTGTTTGCCTCGACCGCTTGGCTGGCACAATATGCACCGATTGAGCACTCCCTTAACGCTTTGTTATTTAATTGCTATCGAGCCGTGCTGTTGGATAAATCCGGCGAACAGCCCAGTGAATTATTTTTAAGCTCCGCCGAAATAGATAGAGCTGCTGGTACCGTTTATTACAGCCTACCAGAAGAAATGTGCGCTCGTGCTTTCGAGGCATTTGTTCAAGATGCCCATATTAAAAATAACTATTTGGTAAAAGGCACTAAACAATCAGAAGAAGCAAAGCTTGGACTTTACCCTCAAGGTGAACAGAGAGTTTTAATCAATCAAGCTTTTCAAAATTACTTTGCACAGCTTGGACGAGCGTTAATTTTAAATAAAAGCCAATAA